The Erigeron canadensis isolate Cc75 chromosome 4, C_canadensis_v1, whole genome shotgun sequence genome window below encodes:
- the LOC122595554 gene encoding protein NRT1/ PTR FAMILY 6.1, protein MGTKEIDKSPQVLADETAPSTAVVKSSKKQLGMYFVESDNRHTASPFAGGYSTLGTTPVNIHGKPITDLSKTGGWFAAFFIFGNEMAERMAYFGLSVNMVAFMFYVMHRPFTSSANAVNNFLGISQASSVVGGFLADAYLGRYWTIAIFTTIYLVGLTGITLCATLNVLVPKQENCNQLSLLLGNCEDAKPWQMWYLYVVLYVTGFGAAGIRPCVSSFGADQFDEKSRDYNSNLDRFFNFFYLSVTLGAIVAFTAVVYIQMEHGWGFAFGALAVAMAISNMVFFLGTPLYRHRLPGGSPLTRVAQVLVAAFRKRNASFDNSEYVGLYELQGKRCAIKGSAKIAHTDDFRCLDKAALRLKEDETDMSPWRLCTVTQVEEVKILLKLIPIPTCTIMLSVILTEYLTLSVQQAYTLNTHMGRLKLPVTCMPVFPGLSIFLLLSLYYTVFVPISRRITGHPRGASQLQRVGLGLAISILSVGWAGVFERYRRYYALREGYEASFLSPMPGLSAYWLLIQYCLIGLAEVFCIVGLLEFLYEEAPDAMKSVGSAYAAVAGGLGCFIATIINNIVTSLTGNEAKRKSSWLSQNVNTARFDYFYWLLTGLSIINFVVFVYAARKYKYRVKHKQLSHQ, encoded by the exons ATGGGTACCAAAGAAATCGATAAGTCACCTCAAGTATTGGCTGATGAGACGGCGCCGTCGACAGCAGTAGTAAAAAGTAGCAAGAAGCAGCTTGGTATGTATTTCGTTGAATCTGATAACAGGCATACTGCTTCCCCTTTTGCTGGAGGCTATTCCACTCTTGGTACCACGCCAGTTAATATCCACGGCAAGCCTATCACTGATCTCTCCAAAACCGGAGGCTGGTTTGCTGCTTTCTTCATTTTCG GGAATGAAATGGCAGAAAGAATGGCTTATTTTGGGTTGTCGGTGAACATGGTGGCTTTTATGTTTTACGTTATGCACCGACCTTTCACTAGTTCAGCAAATGCTGTCAATAATTTCTTAGGAATATCACAAGCTTCCTCCGTCGTTGGTGGTTTTTTGGCTGACGCGTATCTTGGTCGATATTGGACTATCGCTATATTTACTACCATCTACCTTGTG GGTTTAACAGGAATTACATTATGTGCCACCTTGAATGTACTGGTGCCAAAACAAGAGAATTGTAACCAGCTTTCCTTGTTATTGGGAAACTGTGAAGATGCAAAACCATGGCAAATGTGGTATCTGTATGTCGTTCTTTATGTGACTGGGTTTGGAGCAGCTGGTATTAGGCCTTGCGTATCTTCTTTTGGAGCGGACCAGTTTGATGAAAAGAGCAGAGATTACAATTCCAACCTCGATAGGTTCTTCAATTTTTTCTACCTCTCTGTGACTCTTGGGGCAATTGTGGCCTTTACCGCTGTTGTCTACATTCAGATGGAACATGGATGGGGTTTTGCCTTTGGTGCTTTGGCCGTAGCCATGGCAATATCCAATATGGTATTCTTCCTTGGTACTCCTTTATACAGACATAGATTGCCTGGGGGCAGCCCTTTGACACGTGTGGCCCAAGTCCTCGTTGCTGCTTTTCGAAAACGGAATGCTTCCTTTGATAATAGCGAATACGTTGGGCTATATGAGCTTCAAGGGAAAAGGTGTGCTATCAAAGGCAGCGCTAAAATAGCTCATACAGATGATTTTAG ATGTCTGGACAAAGCAGCCCTGAGACTGAAGGAAGATGAGACAGATATGAGTCCATGGCGACTTTGCACTGTGACGCAAGTGGAAGAAGTTAAAATTCTGTTGAAGCTGATTCCAATCCCAACCTGCACTATAATGCTAAGTGTGATCTTAACAGAGTATCTCACTCTATCAGTACAACAGGCATATACACTAAACACACATATGGGCCGCCTAAAACTTCCAGTAACATGCATGCCGGTTTTTCCAGGCCTCAGCATTTTTCTTTTGCTGTCTCTCTACTACACCGTCTTTGTTCCCATCTCTAGACGCATCACAGGCCATCCACGTGGGGCCTCTCAGCTTCAGAGGGTGGGCCTTGGTTTAGCCATCTCAATCCTATCCGTGGGTTGGGCTGGCGTCTTTGAGAGATACAGAAGGTATTATGCGTTAAGAGAAGGTTACGAGGCAAGTTTTTTAAGTCCAATGCCCGGGTTGAGTGCTTACTGGCTGTTGATCCAGTACTGCCTCATTGGGCTGGCTGAGGTTTTTTGCATAGTCGGCTTATTGGAGTTTTTGTATGAGGAGGCCCCTGATGCTATGAAAAGTGTAGGTTCAGCTTATGCTGCTGTAGCTGGTGGTTTAGGCTGCTTTATCGCTACTATTATAAACAACATTGTCACCTCTTTAACAGGAAATGAAGCGAAAAGAAAAAGTTCATGGCTGTCACAGAATGTAAATACTGCAAGATTTGATTATTTCTATTGGCTTCTTACGGGTCTCAGTATTATCAATTTCGTAGTGTTTGTGTACGCAGCACGCAAGTACAAGTATAGAGTCAAGCACAAGCAGCTTTCACATCAATAG
- the LOC122595263 gene encoding uncharacterized protein LOC122595263, translating into MLRDYCEELMLQNPGTTITLDVEPVNNADEPTRQFRRIYVCLGALKHGFKACLRDLVGLDGAFMKGPFPGQVLTAVGVDPNNGIYPIAYAIVETENRESWTWFLRCLGPDLDLDERCNFTFISDRQKGIIQAVSNVFPSAEHRYCLKHIHDNMKLYWRGKAYKYILWRCAVATTVQQFENHMQEMKNLNVDAFNWLSKIPPKHWARSHFSVLNKDLVKARDKPIIACIDFIREYFMKRIVTVQKVIEKSKGPLTPAATELMKVIMKEAHACKTIWNGGDKYQVHGPWGEQVIVNTTTMTCTCRKWKN; encoded by the exons ATGCTTAGGGATTATTGTGAAGAATTGATGCTGCAAAATCCAGGTACAACTATTACTCTTGATGTTGAGCCAGTGAATAATGCAGATGAGCCAACAAGACAATTCAGAAGGATATATGTCTGTTTGGGAGCACTTAAACATGGGTTCAAAGCCTGTTTGAGGGATTTGGTAGGCTTAGATGGTGCATTTATGAAAGGCCCTTTCCCAGGACAAGTTCTAACAGCTGTGGGTGTTGATCCAAATAATGGGATATACCCTATAGCATATGCTATTGTTGAAACAGAGAATAGAGAATCTTGGACATGGTTTCTTAGATGTTTGGGACCAGATCTTGACTTGGATGAAAGATGTAATTTCACATTCATATCAGACAGACAAAAG GGTATAATTCAAGCAGTTAGCAATGTATTCCCATCTGCTGAACATAGATATTGCCTCAAACACATTCATGATAACATGAAACTGTATTGGAGAGGAAAGGCTTATAAATACATTCTATGGAGATGTGCAGTGGCAACCACAGTCCAGCAGTTTGAAAACCATATGcaagaaatgaaaaaccttaaTGTGGATGCCTTTAACTGGTTGAGCAAAATTCCTCCCAAACACTGGGCAAGGTCACACTTTTCTG TTTTAAACAAAGACTTAGTGAAGGCCAGAGACAAGCCTATTATTGCATGCATAGATTTCATTAGGGAGTATTTTATGAAGAGAATTGTGACTGTACAGAAGGTCATTGAGAAAAGTAAGGGTCCACTTACACCTGCTGCAACTGAATTAATGAAAGTGATAATGAAAGAGGCACATGCTTGCAAGACAATCTGGAATGGTGGTGACAAATACCAAGTTCATGGACCTTGGGGTGAACAAGTTATTGTGAATACCACCACAATGACTTGTACTTGTCGAAAATGGAAAAATTGA
- the LOC122595265 gene encoding activating signal cointegrator 1 complex subunit 2 homolog, giving the protein MSIISKQADQEKKRKRGVYEMEDLVKDGKMTKKMQLGKCRICGNKGHNSRTCVGQGSNSQPQVQGSSSQPKRKPMRQSKPTSSSQPQTQAKRQPKPKSSSQPQPKPKSNSQPQAQPSSQPQSQMCKQTQSQNQVGGSSQGKVYRYGVNGGKKVRGKSERILKNMLAKKIPGPG; this is encoded by the coding sequence ATGTCCATCATAAGCAAGCAGGCAGAccaagaaaaaaagagaaagagggGTGTATATGAGATGGAAGATTTGGTTAAAGATGGGAAGATGACAAAGAAAATGCAGCTTGGTAAGTGCAGGATTTGTGGTAACAAGGGCCACAATTCAAGAACATGTGTTGGTCAAGGTAGCAACAGTCAACCACAAGTTCAAGGAAGCAGCAGTCAACCTAAAAGAAAACCTATGAGACAATCTAAACCAACTAGCAGCAGTCAACCTCAAACTCAAGCTAAAAGACAACCTAAACCTAAAAGCAGCAGTCAACCTCAACCTAAACCTAAAAGCAACAGTCAACCTCAAGCTCAACCTAGCAGTCAACCTCAAAGTCAAATGTGTAAACAAACTCAAAGTCAAAATCAAGTGGGTGGTAGCAGTCAAGGGAAAGTTTACAGATATGGTGTAAATGGTGGCAAGAAGGTTAGAGGCAAAAGTGAAagaattttgaagaatatgcttGCCAAAAAAATCCCAGGTCCTGGATGA